One Ranitomeya variabilis isolate aRanVar5 chromosome 5, aRanVar5.hap1, whole genome shotgun sequence DNA window includes the following coding sequences:
- the LOC143773975 gene encoding histone H2B 1.1-like produces MADPKSAPAPKKGSKKAVTKTQKKDGKKRRKSRKESYAIYVYKVLKQVHPDTGISSKAMGIMNSFVNDIFERIAGEASRLAHYNKRSTITSREIQTAVRLLLPGELAKHAVSEGTKAVTKYTSAK; encoded by the coding sequence ATGGCTGATCCCAAGTCTGCTCCAGCCCCCAAGAAGGGCTCCAAGAAAGCCGTGACCAAGACCCAGAAGAAGGACGGCAAgaagcggaggaagagcaggaagGAGAGCTACGCCATCTACGTGTACAAGGTCCTGAAGCAGGTCCACCCCGACACCGGCATTTCCTCCAAGGCCATGGGCATCATGAACTCCTTCGTCAACGACATCTTCGAGCGCATCGCAGGGGAAGCCTCCCGCCTGGCTCACTACAACAAGCGCTCCACCATCACCTCCCGGGAGATCCAGACCGCCGTGCGCCTGCTGCTGCCCGGAGAGCTGGCCAAGCACGCCGTGTCCGAGGGCACCAAGGCCGTCACCAAGTACACCAGCGCCAAGTGA